One Stratiformator vulcanicus genomic window, CGATCCGTTTGCATGACGTCGCTCGGGGAAGATCATGGCTCGCCAGCCGGAGTTTGCTCCAAAAGAACAAATGAAAATTGCCGTGTTCGCTGATACGCACGATCACGTTTCGATGACGCAGCGGGCGATCAATTTCTTCAATGCAGCTGAGGTCGACCTCACGATCTTTGCGGGTGACCTTGTTTCTCCGATTCTGACGCCGACGCTGCGTCGGCTGAGCAGTCCGCTCGTCGCCTGTTTTGGAGACAACGAGGGCAATCGAATCGGGATCACCGGAGGCCTGCGAACCGTCGGCACGATTGCCCAAGGACCAATCGGCGTTCGAACCGAAGGGGATTTGCGGATTCTGATTACCCACCAACTCGAGCTATGCCGGGGCTTTCTCGACGACGCCCGGATCGTGATCTGGGCCCATACGCATCGCCCCGGCATCTCCCGCGACAGTTCCGGTCGGTTGTTCGTCAATCCCGGGGAAACCTGCGGGTGGGTCTTCGGTCGCCCGACGGTGGCTTTGATCGAGACCAACCCGAATGACCCGTCCGCGACCGTCGCCCGCATCATCGACTTGGAGCCTGAGCCCTCACTCTAAAGCAGGCAGACCTCGCCTGCGGATTCCGCTCAAGCGGTCCGACGGGACCGGTCGGCATCGGTTTTGCACGATGAAGTGCCGA contains:
- a CDS encoding YfcE family phosphodiesterase yields the protein MARQPEFAPKEQMKIAVFADTHDHVSMTQRAINFFNAAEVDLTIFAGDLVSPILTPTLRRLSSPLVACFGDNEGNRIGITGGLRTVGTIAQGPIGVRTEGDLRILITHQLELCRGFLDDARIVIWAHTHRPGISRDSSGRLFVNPGETCGWVFGRPTVALIETNPNDPSATVARIIDLEPEPSL